The Hymenobacter oligotrophus genome segment GCGGCCACGGCCAAACTGCCGCAGGCGCTCCGCCGCGTGCAGCGCCGGCAGGATACCCTGGAGCTGGCGCAGCGCCGGCAGGCGTTTCAGCAACAGGCACCGCAACCGAGCTTTGCCCGCGTGGCGGTGCAGGGCCTCAACGACCAGCAGGCGGGCTTTGTGCGGCGGTTTTTCCGGCGCGACGGCGGCAGCGCCTACACCATCGACGACATCGAGGAGGGCTACTACCGTTTGGCTTCCGACGACTTTTTTCGGAACGTGTACCCGCGCATTCGCTACGACCGCACTTCGGAGGGGTACGTGTTTCAGGTGGATGCGCGCCAAAACAACAACCTCTCGGGCGAGGTGGGCTTTGTGCTCAGCTCGCGCCCCATCGACAACTTTCACCTAGGGCTGGAGTACCGCTACCTGCGCCGCTTTTTGTACCAGGCCTCGGCCAGCGTAAACATCGGGCGCTTTTACAACGCGGCGCGGGGCTCGTTCCGCATCAATGTGCCGGCGCGCTACTCGTATTACCTCGAGCCTACCATTATCTACAACCAGTGGAACTACCAGAAAACCGGTGGCCTGCTGGGGCGCGATGTGGTGAGCACCCAAGTGCGGCAGCAGGATTTAAAAGCGGGCGTGCAGTTGGGCCTGAGCCCCAACTACCGCAGCCGCATTTTGCTGGAAGGCGCATGGTTTACGCGGCAGGACGAATACGCCAACGTAAACGAAATATCGAACACCGACCGCCTCGACGAAACCGACTTTACGGGCTACACGGCCGCCGCGCAGTTTGCGCGCAACTCGCTTAACCGCAAGCAATACGCCACCAGCGGCCGGCGGGCAGTGTTTACGGCGCGCTTGGTGTACGGCCGCGAGCAGCTTACGCCCGGCACCACCTCGCTGATTGAGGAGGAGCGCGAACGGTACCTACGCTGGCTGCAGGTGCGCGCTTTCACGGAGCAGTTTTTTCCGTTGAAAAACGAAAAGCAAAGCTGGGGCTACTTTGGCGAAGTGATGATCAGCGGGCAGCCGCGCTTCTACAACTACCGCTCGTCGGTTACGGCCGCGCCGATTTTTGCGCCCCTGCCCGACTCGCGCACCTTGTTTTTGGAAAACTACCGCTCGGCGCGCTACGTGGCCGCGGGGTTGCGCTTTAACCAGGGCGTGGTGGGCAAGCTGGAGTGGCGAACCGAAGCCTATGTGCACGTGCGGCACCAGCCGCTGCGCCAGGGCGAAACCAGGAGGCCGACCGCGACGGCCGTTTTAGCCTGGAGCGCCCGCGCCTAACGGCCAGCACCGGCTTGGTGTACCAAACGCCTATTGGCCGCTGGCTGTGCACCTCATTCATTACGACGACCCGGCCAAGCGCTGGGGCGTGTTTGGGCACATTGGTTACTTGCTGTTCCAGAGCCGCGCCTTGGAATAAGGCTGCAAACGCAACCCAAAGCACCCTTGTGCACCCGCCCCGCGGCCCTAGGTTCAGCTCCGACCTAGGGCCGCGGGGCCGGTTTTATTGC includes the following:
- a CDS encoding patatin-like phospholipase family protein, yielding MPRFLRLVAGFLLSLYVLNGTATAQRVGVVLSGGGAKGLAHVGVLKVLEQNGIPIDYIVGTSMGSVVGALYSAGYSPREIEQIVIQPEFQYWVSGKQPADRTFNYITADPNPSALRVGLAVDSSFRTRVTPNLINDVNLNFVLAKMLAPAGAISGYNFDKLFVPFRCLAAEVFTRNQVIQREGSISDAVRNSMAVPLVFRPIRNPDGRYLFDGGIYNNFPTDVMRSEFKPDIIIGVNVGDVAYKKYPFGKDDELLLGSIVFLGADVADTLAVGKNGVFIQPDLEGFGATDFARVRELIDLGEKAATAKLPQALRRVQRRQDTLELAQRRQAFQQQAPQPSFARVAVQGLNDQQAGFVRRFFRRDGGSAYTIDDIEEGYYRLASDDFFRNVYPRIRYDRTSEGYVFQVDARQNNNLSGEVGFVLSSRPIDNFHLGLEYRYLRRFLYQASASVNIGRFYNAARGSFRINVPARYSYYLEPTIIYNQWNYQKTGGLLGRDVVSTQVRQQDLKAGVQLGLSPNYRSRILLEGAWFTRQDEYANVNEISNTDRLDETDFTGYTAAAQFARNSLNRKQYATSGRRAVFTARLVYGREQLTPGTTSLIEEERERYLRWLQVRAFTEQFFPLKNEKQSWGYFGEVMISGQPRFYNYRSSVTAAPIFAPLPDSRTLFLENYRSARYVAAGLRFNQGVVGKLEWRTEAYVHVRHQPLRQGETRRPTATAVLAWSARA